CACCACCTTCGCCCATATACATATCGATGCCGGTGATCGCGGCCTCTGCGCAATGCATGACGCCAGCCACATCGCCATCCGTAATCAGGCGGATCGCAGCACCGGTCGAGCGGATGTCGTCGATAATTTGCTCGTGGCGCGGACGCTCAAGCACGCAGACGGTGATGTTGTCTGCTGCGCAGCCTTTGGCTTTCGCCAACGCTGCGACGCGCTCTTTCACCGACATGTCCATGGTGACCACGCCCGGTGCATACCCTGGTCCAATCGCCAGCTTATCCATGTAGACGTCAGGTGCATGCAACATGGAGCCGCGCGGTCCCATAGCGATGACCGTCAGTGCGTTTGGCATGTCTTTTGCAGTCAGCGTTGTGCCTTCCAGCGGATCCAGCGCAATATCCACGCCTGGGCCGTTGCCTGTGCCAACCTCTTCCCCGATGAACAGCATGGGGGCTTCGTCACGCTCGCCTTCGCCGATTACGACGACACCGGCGATATCAAGCAGGTTTAGCTGTTCGCGCATAGCGTTCACGGCGGCTTGGTCGGCGGCCTTTTCGTCACCGCGCCCGATCAGCTTGGCGGAGGCCAATGCTGCGGCCTCGGAAACTCGGGCAAGGCCAAGCGACAACATACGGTCCTGAAACTGGTCGGTGGAGACGGTCATGGGGAGAAATCCTTAAATGGCAGTTGCATCCCGTTTAACGGGGGCAGGGGCGGTGATCAAGGATCGCAGCGGATCAAAGCCCAACCACCATCTTCATATCAGACTTCTTCGATCCGCAGCGCCACAGGGGCAGTGGCCAAAACGCCCGTGGCCGGCAGCTTCGCAAGAGCTGTATCCAGCGCGTCGCGCGAGGTTGTGTGGGTCACGATAAGAACAGGGGCTTTGTCGTCGATGTGATCGTACTGGCGCATCCGGTGGATCGAGACGCCAGCGTCGCCCAAACATGTCGCGACTTTCGCCAGCGCACCGGGTTTGTCATGCAAGGTCATCCGCAGGTAGAACGGTGCGGGTGTGCCAGAATTAGCTGATGGCGTGGTTTTCAACGTATCGGCTGGTTGGCCGAATGTTGGCAGACGCAGCCCGCGCGCAATATCGATGATGTCCGACAGGACGGCGGAGGCCGTGGGGCCTTCGCCAGCCCCCGCGCCGCGCAGCACGATTTGCCCGACATGATCGCCTTCGAGAACCACCATGTTTGTGCCGCCCTCCAGCTGTCCCAGCGGGGACGTTGCAGGGACAAGGCAAGGCGTCATGGACTGAGCCAATCCGCGTCCCGTCATTTGAGCGGTGCCGAGAAGCTTGATTTTGTAGCCCATGTCAGCCGCTTGGCGGATGTCTTCGATTGTGACGCGGCCAATGCCTTCGAGCTGCACGCCGTCGAACTTAACCTGTGTGCCAAACGAAATGGCAGCGAGTAGCGCTAGTTTATGCGCCGCGTCGATACCGCCCACGTCAAGCTCTGGGTCCGCCTCCAGATAGCCCAGCCCGTCGGCTTCTGCGAACGCTTCTTCGTAGGTCAGGTTGGCGTTTTCCATACGAGTCAGGATGTAGTTGCACGACCCGTTCATCACGCCCATCACACGGGTGATGTCATTGCCAGCCAACCCTTCCGTCAGCGCCTTGATCACTGGGATGCCCCCGGCCACGGCGGCCTCGAACCGCAGCACGCGGCCCTCACCTTCGGCCAAAAGCGCCAGTTCTTGCCCGTGTTCCGCCAGCATTGCCTTGTTGGCGGTGACAACGTCTTTGCCTGATTTCAACGCGGCTTCGGTAGCGTCCTTGGCAGGACCTTCGGCACCACCCATAAGCTCTACGAAAACGTCGATGTCATCGCGGGTGGCAAGCTTCACCGGATCAGCTTCCCAAGCGTAGCCCTCCAAAGACACGCCGCGATCTTTTTCAGAGCGAGCCGATACAGCGGTTATGACGATCTTGCGGCCTGTGCGGGACTCGAGTTGGGCGGCTTTTTGACGGATGATCCGAACGACACCAACGCCGACAGTACCCAGTCCTGCGATGCCAAGGCGAAGGGGGTCAGACATGGGGGATGCTCCGTCAGAATAGCTGTTTAGCGCTCGTTAGCGCGTATCGCGAGGGGGTGCAATGCAGGGCTCAGGCTGGTTTATCCTTCACCGCGTTCAGCAGCCTCAAACGAGTGGCCCCGTCAATGATACTGCGCCCTTTCAAAGCGCGCGCGCGGGCCTTCAGTCGGGCGACTCGGGCGGCAAGCGCTTCTGTCTCAACTTCAATGGTGCTGCCAGCCTCCGATCGCGCGATTAGATCAGGCAACGGGTTTAGCGTCGGATAATCCGCCTTGCGGGCTTCCTCGCTGATGGTGGCATCGATTGCTGGCAAGTGCGCTGTGCAGGCGGAAAGCAGCGCGAAAACAAAAAGAAAAACTGTGCAGCGCATAGGGCCTGATCCGATTTTTATTCATGCGCACAATAGGCGGAGGCGCCCAAGGCGTCCAGCGCCACATATAGGGTTGATATGAACACGTGTTCAGATAGCATGTCGCCATGGCACGTAAAACTGGATCACACTCCGACATCACCGGCCCCCGCGTACGCACGGCGGCTTTGAAGCTGTTCGCCGCACACGGTTATGCAGCTGTCTCAATGCGCCAAATCGCGGCCGAAGTGGGCGTGCAGGCGGGGGCGCTGTACCTCTACACGCCTGACAAGCAATCGCTATTGTTCGATCTTCTGCGCGATCACATGCAAGAGGTCTTGGACGCTTGGGCCGCGGAAGAAAAACCCGAGGGGCCCGTCCGACAGCTTGAAGCGTTCTCTCGCTTTCATATCCGTTTCCATCTGGAGCGACCCGAACAGGTATTCATCTCTTATATGGAACTGCGAAATCTTGAGCCGGACAACTTCAAAGCCTTGGAAAACATGCGCCGTGCTTATGAAAACGAGCTAGAGTCGATTCTCAAGTGCGGGCAAGACGAGGGGCTTTTTGATGTGGATGACACCAAGCTGACCACGTTGGCTCTGATTGCCATGTTGAATGGTGTCACGAGTTGGTACAAGCCAGACGGGCGATTGTCTTTGGCCCGCGTCGAAGCAATTTATTCCGATATGGCGGGGAAAGCGGTGCGTATGCCTCGTTGGAAAGAACGACAGCGCAAGCTGGAGGCGGAGCAAACTCAAACCGCTTGAGGGCCTTCATACTTGACGATACCCGATACGGCTCATAGAGACGCCCCCTTTCACTTTAGGATCGGGAGGGTTTCGCAATGGCATCGACAAGTCGCGTTTTGGGCATAGATTTCGGGACCTCCAACTCTGCTGCGGGGTATCTGGTCGATGGAAAGCCCAGATTGGTCGAGGTTGCCCCTGGTCAAACAACGCTACCCACGACGTTCTTTTTTGACTTCGACACGCGGCAGACGCTGATTGGCGAGCCAGCCAATGAAGCCCTACTGGAAGGTGCGGATGGCAGGTTTATGAGGGCACTCAAGCGGGTTCTGGGCACCAGCTTGATGCACGAACAACGCAAGATTCTGAACAAGAACCTCACCTTCGTCGACATCATTGCGGGCTTTCTAAACGAAATCAAAACGCGCGCCGAAGCCGAAGCAGGGGTTTCGTTTGACCGCGCAATTTCCGGACGGCCCGTTGTTTTCCACGGCGCAAACGACCCGCGGGAGGAGCAAGCCGAGGCGGATTTGCGCGCCTGCTATCTGGCAGCGGGCTTCAAAGAGGTCGAGTTTCTAGCTGAACCACAGGCTGCTGCTATCGCCAGCGGCGCATTGGAGCAATCGGGCGAAATCGGTCTGATCGTGGATATTGGTGGCGGTACATCTGATTTCTCGCTGTTCAGATCTGACTCGCGGGGTGTGACAATCCTTGCGAACCACGGTGTGCGCATCGGGGGCACTGATTTCGACCGTGCGATCAATATTGACCGTGTAATGCCGCTGCTCGGAAAGGGCACAGAGTTGCGCAAAGTGATTGGCCCAGGCGCGACGCCTGTCCCGGTTGCAATCTTCAATGATCTAGCCACTTGGGAAAAGATCCCGTTTCTCTACACCGCCAAGAATCGACGAAGCGTAGAGGAAATGGTCCGATTGGCTTACGATCCAGACAAGCTTAGCCGCCTTGCCGCCGTTCTTGATGAAGAGCTTGGACACGATTTGGCCTTCGCGGTGGAACGTGGGAAAATCGCGGCCAACAGTGGCGCCGAAAATTCCGTCATACGTCTTGATCAGATTGAGCGCGGTCTCGGGGTTGCACTGCCCCCAGAAGCGTTGGCATCAATTCTGGCCGTTTATGCAGACACCCTGCGGGTCGGCGCCACAGATACTTTGAAGCGCGCAGGCTTGGAGGCAGGAAAGGTTGATCGGATCATCTACGTTGGTGGGTCGAGCCTGATGTCGATGGTCTCGGACACCATGAAGCAGACCTTCCCCGCAGCGACCCACTCCTTCACCGAAGTGTTCACCGCTGTCACAGACGGTTTGGCGTTGGCGTCTGCCGGAAAGTCGTGACGGCAAGCTATCGGTCGCTATCAAAGACTACGCCAGAACTTTAACGAAAAAGGCCCCCGATTTCGGGGGCCTTTCCATGTAATTTTCTAGTCGCTTACAGCCCTGGGTAAATCGGGAACTTGCCGCACAGATCTAGCACCTTGGCTTTGACGGCTTCTTCAACCGCCGCGTTGCCTTCTTCGCCGTTGGCAGCAAGACCGTCGACGACCTCAACGATCAAATCGGCGATCTGGCGGAACTCGGCCTCCATAAACCCGCGCGTGGTGCCCGCGGGTGAGCCGAGCCGGATGCCTGATGTGATCGTTGGCTTCTCATCATCGAACGGGATGCCGTTCTTGTTGCAAGTGATGTAGGCGCGACCCAAGGCTTTTTCGGTTGCGTTGCCCTTCACACCCTTCGGGCGAAGATCGACAAGCATCACATGCGTGTCGGTGCCGCCGGTTACGATGTCCAAACCACCCTTGATCAGCTGATCGGCCATTGCCTGTGCGTTGGCGACAACCTGCTTTTGGTATTCTTTGAACTCTGGGCGCAAGGCTTCGCCAAAGGCCACGGCTTTCCCGGCGATGACATGCATCAGCGGGCCACCTTGGATGCCGGGGAAGATGGCCGAGTTGACCTTCTTCGCAATCGCCTCGTCATTTGTCAGGATCATGCCGCCGCGCGGGCCGCGCAGGGTTTTGTGAGTCGTGGTGGTCGCGACATGCGCATGCGGAAACGGGGAGGGGTGCTGCCCGCCCGCCACTAGGCCGGCGAAATGCGCCATGTCGACCAGCAAGAACGCGCCAACTTTGTCGGCGATCTCACGCATTTTCGCGAAGTTGATCTGGCGCGGGATGGCGGAGCCACCGGCGATGATCAATTGCGGCTTATGCTCCAGCGCCAGCGCTTCGACTTGATCGTAATCCAGTTCCAGCGTGTCGGCTTTTACACCGTATTGAATGGCGTTGAACCATTTTCCCGACTGGTTCGGCTTGGCGCCGTGGGTCAGGTGGCCGCCCGCATCCAGCGACATGCCCAGAATGGTGTCACCGGGCTTGATCAGGGCCTGAAACACACCTTGGTTGGCTTGCGAGCCAGAGTTTGGCTGGACGTTGGCAAATTCGCAGCCGAACAGTTTCTTAGCGCGATCAATGGCAAGGTTTTCAGCAATATCAACGTATTGGCACCCACCATAGTAGCGGCGGCCCGGATAGCCTTCGGCGTATTTATTGGTCATAACGGAGCCTTGGGCTTCCATCACGGCGCGGCTCACGATGTTTTCGGAGGCGATCAACTCGATCTCGTCGCGCTGGCGGCCCAGCTCTTTGGTGATTGCGCCGAACAGCTCGGCGTCGCGGGTCTCGAGGCTTTCGGTGAAAAAGCCGTCGTCACGGTGAGTGGCATTCATGGAGGGTCTCCTTCCCTAAGGGGCAGCGCAAGATTTGAGGCCTTTTAGGGCCAAAAGTTGCAAACCGGAAGCGGTCAAAGCGACACGCTTGCACTCTCTTGCGCCCCGTTGTTGCCTATGATGTGCTTGTGTTTCCAGCTGGCTCACGCGAAGGTCTTGGAAAGACTTGGAAACTTGCCCGTTATGTTGGACGTAAACAAAATATCTTTTCTAGCGTCGGACACCGAAGTCGCGCGCGAAGCACGTGCTGCTTTGATCGACCGCTATGGCGATATCCCGCAGGACGAGGCCGAAGTAATTGTCGCTTTAGGGGGCGACGGGTTCATGTTGCAGACCTTGCATGGCACCCAACATCTCGACACGCCCGTCTACGGCATGAATTGTGGCACGGTGGGTTTCCTGATGAACGAGTATCACGAACCAAAGCTGCGCGAGCGCCTGTCGGAGGCCGTCGAAGAAGATATCAATCCCCTTCGTATGAAAGCCATTCGTGAAGACGGCACCGTTCATGAAGCCCTCGCAATCAACGAAGTATCGCTTCTACGGGCAGGCTCCCAAGCAGCGAAACTTCGCATCTTTGTCGATGGTCGCGAGCGGCTAGAGGAACTTGTCTGCGATGGGGCGCTGGTGTCCACGCCGGCGGGCTCAACCGCGTATAACTATTCCGCTCACGGCCCCATCCTTCCGATTGGCTCAGAGGTTTTGGCACTGACCGCGATGTCCGCGTTCCGTCCGCGCCGCTGGCGCGGGGCATTGCTGCCAAAAGCGGCGAAGGTGCGCTTTGATGTACTTCAGCCCAAAAAACGCCCTGTGATGGCTGATGCCGATGGTCGATCTGCTGGGAATGTCGTTTCTGTCGAGATCACGTCAGAGCCGAATGTGACCCACCGAATCCTCTTTGACCCCGGCCACGGCCTTGAGGAACGTCTGATCCGTGAACAGTTTGCTTAAGTCGTTGCAAAGATGCCGGGAAGTGAGACTTCTAACAGCTCCAGATTATCCGACGCGTCTGCGTATTTGGTTTTCATTCCTGGGGGAATGACAAAGGCATCGCCAGGCTCCAGAGCGTAGGGCGGCTTGCCTTCGCCGTGCAATATCATGGTGCCGTCCATCACGAAGGTGAACAGGATGTCAGCGTCGTGGCTTGACCAGTCGGCAATCCCGTCTTTCCTCACCACCTGAACGCCCGCAACATTGCGCGTGTTCTCCGCGATTGTGGTGTCGCGGCTGGTAAAGCCAGGAATGCGAAACGGCTGCCAAGTCGCGTCCTCCTCCTTGTGGTGCACAAATTTCTGCCCTTGAAACTCGCGATCAGGATTGCCGGGGCCGTTGGGTAGCTCCATCTCATGATCTATCGTAGTCACATGCTCGGCGGGCACACCGATCTCAATAACTTCAATATTGTCAGAGGCATATAGAACACGGTGCCTGATTTCTGGCGGTTGGATCACACAGTTTCCAGCATGCAGGCGGAACGGCTCGCCTTGGTCCTCATACACAAGATCGACCCACCCGCGGTAGCAAAAGATCAGCTGAAACCCGACCGTATGGTAATGCACCATGTCTGGCACGGGGCCGCCATCCGGAATGCGAATGTGAGACGCGATGATCGAGCCGCCAAGCCGGTTCGGAATCAGGTCACGGTAGTGCATCCCCGCGCGCCCAATCACCCATGGCGCCTGATCGGCAAGGCGGCGTACGACGAAAGCGTGCTGCGTCTGTGGCATCACCAAAGGCGGATTGCGGTCTTCGATTTCAATGCGGGTCCCGTTCGGCGCGACCAATTCGCGCGCGCCCCCTGCGAAGCCATCGGGATTTTCCGTTAGGATTCGGATAGTTCCCGCAGGCCCAGGGGCGCCCTTTTCAATCCGCAGGCGAAGGCCGTAGCCGGAAAAAACTGCAACGGTCGGGTCATCTGCTGGATAGATCATATCCATCTGCATCCCCAAGGTTTTGGTGTAGAACGGTATGTCGTCGCGGAGTTCCTGTGTTGGTAGGCGTATTTCGGCAATGATATCTGGCATGACCCCTCCGTTTTAGCGCAGAGTGGTGGCAGGACGCGCGATATGCAAGACTTGCCTTGCGCTGCGTTTTGCGCGAGATAACAGGCGCGATTGAAAAGTAGTTTAACATTAAACTAATTCGTTCTGGGAGGAACACATGGCAGAGGACAGCATCGAGAAGGACCGCCAACAGGCGCTTCGTCAAGCCGCCTTGGATTACCACCGGTATCCCAAGCCCGGTAAGCTCGAAATCCGTGCCACCAAGCCACTCGCGAACGGTCGTGACTTGTCTCGGGCCTATTCGCCTGGCGTCGCCGAGGCCTGCCTCGAGATCAAGTCAGACCCTGACACTGCACGCGACTACACCTCGCGCGGTAATCTTGTTGGCGTTGTCACGAATGGCAGCGCCGTGCTTGGTTTAGGTAATATAGGGGCATTGGCCTCCAAGCCCGTGATGGAGGGCAAGGCCGTCCTGTTTAAAAAGTTCGCCAATATCGATTGCTTTGACATCGAACTGGACGAGAAGGACCCCGAAAAGCTGGCCGACATCGTCTGCGCCTTAGGGCCGACCTTTGGTGCTATCAATCTAGAGGACATCAAGGCACCCGACTGCTTTATAGTCGAAGAGATTTGCCGCGAACGGATGGATATTCCTGTCTTCCACGACGACCAGCACGGCACGGCCATCGTCGTCGGGGCGGCCGCAACAAATGCGTTGCAGGTGGCGGGAAAGAGCTTCGAAGACATCAAGATCGTGTCGACCGGCGGCGGAGCCGCAGGCATCGCGTGCCTGAACATGCTTTTAAAGCTTGGCGTGAAACGTGAGAACGTTTGGCTGTGTGATATTGCAGGTCTGGTCTACAAAGGCCGCACCGAAGAGATGACGCCGCAAAAAGCGGAATACGCTCAAAAATCTGATCTTCGCAGTCTTGGCGATGTAATAGAAGGCGCGGACCTGTTTCTTGGCTTATCCGGCCCAGGCGTCTTGAAGCCCGAGATGGTTGCAAAAATGGCCTCCCGCCCGATCATTTTTGCACTGGCCAATCCCACGCCAGAGATCATGCCGGACGAGGCCCGCAAGGTCGCCCCAGACGCCATTATCGCGACCGGCAGAAGTGACTATCCAAATCAGGTAAATAACGTCCTTTGTTTTCCGTTTATCTTCCGAGGGGCGCTCGATGTTGGTGCTACAACGATCAATGACGAGATGAAAATCGGTTGCGTCGAAGGCATTGCGGCGCTGGCGCGGGCCACAACATCCGCTGAAGCCGCTGCGGCCTATCAGGGCGAGCAGCTGACCTTCGGCGCGGATTATTTGATCCCCAAACCTTTTGATCCGCGTCTTATCGGCGTGGTGGCCTCAGCAGTTGCTAGGGCCGCGATGGAAAGCGGCGTCGCAACGCGGCCGCTTGAAGATATGGAAAGCTATAAGGCAGAGCTTGACGGCTCGGTCTTCAAATCCGCGCTCATCATGCGTCCGGTTTTCGAAGCAGCCCGCACTGCGACGCGTAAGATTGTCTTTACCGAAGGCGAAAGCGAGCGGGTATTGCGCGCGGCCAATGCGATGCTGGAAGACACAACTGACATGCCGATTCTGGTTGGCCGTCCGGAAGTGATCGAGCGCCGCGCCGAGCGCGCGGGCCTCTCCATCAAACCAGGGCGCGACTTTGAGTTGGTGAACCCCAATGACGACCCGCGCTACCGCGACTACTGGCAAACGTACCACCGCATCATGGCCCGGCGTGGCGTAACGCCTGATCTGGCACGCGCGATCATGCGCACAAACACCACCGCGATCGGGGCCGTGATGGTGCATCGCGGGGAGGCGGACAGCCTGATTTGCGGCACATTTGGTCAGTTCTTGTGGCACCTGAATTATGTTACCCAAGTGTTGGGGGGCGACGAATTACATCCGGTAGGGGCTTTGTCGCTGATGATCCTCGAGGATGGCCCGCTTTTCGTGGCAGACACTCATGTTCACCCAGAACCGACGTCGCAGCAGATTTCCGAGACAGTTATTGCTGCTGCACGTCACGTCCGACGCTTTGGGGTGCAACCCAAAATTGCGCTGTGCTCACATTCGCAGTTCGGCAATCTGGATTGCGATACAGGTCGGCGGATGCGCGGCGCGCTCGAAATTCTCGACTCGTGCCCGCGGGATTTCATTTACGAGGGTGAGATGCACGCCGATGCGGCATTGGACCAAGACCTGCGCGCGCGGATCATGCCTGACAGCCGTATGGAAGGGGCCGCAAACGTGTTGGTCTTCGCCAATACCGATGCCGCTTCCGGTGTTCGGAACATCTTGAAAATGAAGGCTGGTGGCCTAGAAGTCGGCCCGATCTTGATGGGGATGGGAAACAAGGCCCACATCGTAACGCCGTCGATCACAGCGCGGGGGCTGCTGAACATGTCGGCCATCGCCGGCACGCCCGTGGCCCATTACGGGTAGCTTGATCTAAAGGCGCCTTCGGCCCGACTTTGTTCGGGTCGGGGGCTGCACCCCCGACCATTCCGATGAAACCATTAGGTCAAAGTGACCAGTGCGTGGCGCTTTTTGCCTGCAGACAACTTGATCGGTTGCGCCAGTTGATCAGGCGTGATGAACAGCCCCGCGTCGGTGAGCGCCTCGTCATTCAGTTTCGCGCCGTTCTCGGAAATCAAGCGCTTCGCTTCTTTGCCTGATCCTGCAAGGCCGGACCGCACGATCAATTGCACGATGGAGATCCCTTCGCCCAACTCGTCCGCGGACAAGGCCAGAGTTGGAAGGTCGTCACCTGTGCCGCCCTTCTCGAAGACTTCGCGCGAGGTCGCCTCCGCCGCTATTGCCGCGTCGCGGCCGTGAAGGAGGGTGGTAACCTCATTGGCCAAGGTAATTTTGGCCTCGTTGATCTCGGCACCTTCCAGCGCGCCCAAGCGGTCGCATTCATCGACAGGCAGCTCGGTGTACAGCTTTAAGAAACGGCCCACATCAGCGTCCGTTGTATTCCGCCAGAATTGCCAGAACTGGTAGGGACTCAGCAGATCGCCGTTCAGCCAAACCGCACCGTCCTGACTTTTGCCCATCTTCTTGCCGTCGCTGGTGGTCAGCAGCGGCGATGTCAGGCCAAAAATCTGACCGTCCAGAATGCGACGGGTCAGGTCGATCCCGTTAACAATATTGCCCCATTGGTCAGATCCGCCCATTTGCAGCAGGCAGCCATAGCGGCGGTGCAGTTCCATGAAGTCATAAGCTTGCAAAATCATGTAGTTGAACTCGAGGAAGGACAAAGACTGCTCCCGATCCAACCGCGATTTGACGCTTTCAAACGCCAACATACGGTTGACCGAGAAATGGCGCCCCACATCGCGAAGGAAGTCGAGGTAGTTCAGCCCGTCTAGCCACTCCGCGTTGTTCTTCATCATTGCGTCGGTTGGGCCATCGCCAAAAGACACGTAATGCGAAAACACCGATTTGATGCCTTCGATGTTCTGTTCAATCTGCTCTGACGTCAGCAAAGGCCGCTCGTCAGCACGGAAGCTGGGGTCGCCCACCTTAGTCGTTCCGCCGCCCATCAGCACGATGGGTTTATGGCCAGTCTTTTGCAACCAGCGCAGCATCATGATCTGAATGAGCGAGCCCACATGCAGCGAAGAGGCCGTCGCGTCAAAGCCGATATAAGCTGGAACCACGCCCTTGGACAGTGCCTCGTCCAGCCCCTGATAATCGGTGCAGTCGGCCAGAAAGCCACGCTCCATCATCACGGACAGAAATTCGGATTTGGCATGGTAGGTCATTGGGGTATCGTCCCTGCAAAACAGTGTTTCGCGCCTTATAGGCGTGAGGGCGTCGAAGGGGAAGCCATTGAAGATCACCGGTCCTATTTGGGCGCTTGGCGCAATGTCAGGCACATCCCTTGATGGCGTGGATGCAGCCTTGCTGCGGACGGATGGCGAAACGATCACGTCGTTTGGTCACAGTGAATATCGCTCCTATAGCGAAGACGAGCGCGCCTCTATCGCTGCAGCTCTTGGGCAATGGCAAGACGGGGTGGACGTCCCAAGCGCGGCAGAGACGGTTGAAACTGTCCACGCAGCGCTGCTGTCCCGTCTCATGGTTGCAGATGCCCAGCAGGTTCCGACGCTCATCGGCTTTCATGGTCAAACGCTTGCTCATGATCCTGATAACCAGCGCACGCACCAGATCGGCGACGGGGCGCTTTTGGCCGAACTTCTACAATGTCCTGTCGTTTGGGATTTTCGCAGCGCAGATGTGCAGTTGGGCGGGCAGGGCGCCCCATTGGCGCCGTTCTTCCATTTTGCCTGCGCGAAATATCTTTCTCTAAAGACTCCGACGGTGTTCCTGAACCTCGGAGGGGTGGGCAATGTCACATATGTCGACCCGAGCTATAATATCCCTGAGGCAAATGGAGCGCTTTTGGCGTTTGATACAGGCCCCGCGAACGCGCCAATCAACGATCTTATGCAGGCTCGCCTTGGCCAACCCTACGACAAGGACGGGGCGCTCGCTGCGAAGGGGAGTGCCAACGCGCAGATCGTCGAAAAATTCCTGAGCCATGCCTACTTTCATAAGATGCCGCCCAAATCGTTGGATCGTGACGATTTCGTGCAGCTTTCGGCGCAGGTGGAGCAGCTCACCGATGCGGATGCCGCCGCGACTCTCTCAGAATGTTGTGCCGCATCAGTCGCGCGGGCAATGGAACATTTTCCGAAGAAACCCGAACGCATATTAGTGTGCGGCGGCGGGCGCAGAAATCCCCATATTATGGCGCGACTGGCGACCCTCACACGCGTGCAGATCGATAACATCGACGATCACGGTCTTGATGGGGATATGTTGGAAGCGCAGGCCTTTGCTTATTTGGCCGTTCGTGTT
Above is a window of Litoreibacter janthinus DNA encoding:
- a CDS encoding NADP-dependent malic enzyme gives rise to the protein MAEDSIEKDRQQALRQAALDYHRYPKPGKLEIRATKPLANGRDLSRAYSPGVAEACLEIKSDPDTARDYTSRGNLVGVVTNGSAVLGLGNIGALASKPVMEGKAVLFKKFANIDCFDIELDEKDPEKLADIVCALGPTFGAINLEDIKAPDCFIVEEICRERMDIPVFHDDQHGTAIVVGAAATNALQVAGKSFEDIKIVSTGGGAAGIACLNMLLKLGVKRENVWLCDIAGLVYKGRTEEMTPQKAEYAQKSDLRSLGDVIEGADLFLGLSGPGVLKPEMVAKMASRPIIFALANPTPEIMPDEARKVAPDAIIATGRSDYPNQVNNVLCFPFIFRGALDVGATTINDEMKIGCVEGIAALARATTSAEAAAAYQGEQLTFGADYLIPKPFDPRLIGVVASAVARAAMESGVATRPLEDMESYKAELDGSVFKSALIMRPVFEAARTATRKIVFTEGESERVLRAANAMLEDTTDMPILVGRPEVIERRAERAGLSIKPGRDFELVNPNDDPRYRDYWQTYHRIMARRGVTPDLARAIMRTNTTAIGAVMVHRGEADSLICGTFGQFLWHLNYVTQVLGGDELHPVGALSLMILEDGPLFVADTHVHPEPTSQQISETVIAAARHVRRFGVQPKIALCSHSQFGNLDCDTGRRMRGALEILDSCPRDFIYEGEMHADAALDQDLRARIMPDSRMEGAANVLVFANTDAASGVRNILKMKAGGLEVGPILMGMGNKAHIVTPSITARGLLNMSAIAGTPVAHYG
- the tyrS gene encoding tyrosine--tRNA ligase encodes the protein MTYHAKSEFLSVMMERGFLADCTDYQGLDEALSKGVVPAYIGFDATASSLHVGSLIQIMMLRWLQKTGHKPIVLMGGGTTKVGDPSFRADERPLLTSEQIEQNIEGIKSVFSHYVSFGDGPTDAMMKNNAEWLDGLNYLDFLRDVGRHFSVNRMLAFESVKSRLDREQSLSFLEFNYMILQAYDFMELHRRYGCLLQMGGSDQWGNIVNGIDLTRRILDGQIFGLTSPLLTTSDGKKMGKSQDGAVWLNGDLLSPYQFWQFWRNTTDADVGRFLKLYTELPVDECDRLGALEGAEINEAKITLANEVTTLLHGRDAAIAAEATSREVFEKGGTGDDLPTLALSADELGEGISIVQLIVRSGLAGSGKEAKRLISENGAKLNDEALTDAGLFITPDQLAQPIKLSAGKKRHALVTLT
- a CDS encoding anhydro-N-acetylmuramic acid kinase, translated to MSGTSLDGVDAALLRTDGETITSFGHSEYRSYSEDERASIAAALGQWQDGVDVPSAAETVETVHAALLSRLMVADAQQVPTLIGFHGQTLAHDPDNQRTHQIGDGALLAELLQCPVVWDFRSADVQLGGQGAPLAPFFHFACAKYLSLKTPTVFLNLGGVGNVTYVDPSYNIPEANGALLAFDTGPANAPINDLMQARLGQPYDKDGALAAKGSANAQIVEKFLSHAYFHKMPPKSLDRDDFVQLSAQVEQLTDADAAATLSECCAASVARAMEHFPKKPERILVCGGGRRNPHIMARLATLTRVQIDNIDDHGLDGDMLEAQAFAYLAVRVARGLATSCPSTTGVGANVGGGTISHP